One stretch of Toxoplasma gondii ME49 chromosome XI, whole genome shotgun sequence DNA includes these proteins:
- a CDS encoding thioredoxin reductase (encoded by transcript TGME49_309730): MSCLSVSAARAYAAAAASRPVSASFLPAFSRLSQCSFLSENCVLRCTSSVYPASHSTHRTNDLQSTLSAVVLPERLPCTPLAHAAAVVAVWNSGSLLVSTPLFSVCRTETISCAPPAQRQQERAFASERKLSVISTNASEMAPTNTNNGAPSCADGEFDYDLAVIGGGSGGLACAKMAAAQGAETVVFDFVQPSTQGSTWGLGGTCVNVGCVPKYLFHHTGLAGANAHWDGPHMGWKGKFEEQVDWGVCVEKVQNYIKSLNFGYRTGLRKAGVTYINAYAKFVSPHELAYTFRGEDKICKARNIVVAVGGRPHIPEEVEGAKELAITSDDIFSLKQAPNKTLCVGASYISLECAGFLRELGFDVTVAVRSILLRGFDRQCAEQVGLCLEEAGVRILRETIPAKMVKQANGKIQVTFQVGKEKKELVEEFDTVLYATGRKADTSNLNLQAAGVETTETGKIVCDGDSHTSAPSVYAIGDAVENFPELTPVAIKAGEILARRLFANSTEHMDFTNIPTTVFTPIEYAHTGYSEEAAEAEFGRDDLEVYLFQFSPLFFSCVHREKAPQARKSPEDVDITPPCLAKLICVKSEDEKVVGIHFVGPNAGELMQGFALAVRLGAKKRDFDKCVGIHPTNAEAFMALTVTKASGEPFVASGGCGGGKCG, translated from the exons ATGAgttgcctctctgtgtctgcggCAAGGGCGtacgctgctgctgctgcctctcgGCCCGTTTCCGCGTCTTTTCTGCCggctttctcgcgtctctcgcagTGCAGTTTTCTCAGCGAAAACTGCGTTTTACGCTGTACTTCTTCCGTTTATCCCGCTTCGCACTCGACGCATCGCACAAACGATCTCCAGTCGACTCTCTCAGCTGTCGTCCTCCCGGAAAGGTTGCCTTGCACCCCCCTCGCGCACGCGGCCGccgtcgtcgctgtctggAATTCTGGGTCTCTGCTCGTTTCTACACCACTTTTCTCGGTCTGTCGCACCGAAACTATCAGCTGCGCACCGCCGGCACAGCGACAGCAGGAacgcgccttcgcctccgagagaaaactctCAGTTATTTCAACGAACGCGAGCGAAATGGCGCCCACAAACACGAACAACGGCGCTCCCTCCTGTGCCGATGGAGAATTCGACTACGACCTCGCAG tcatTGGCGGAGGCAGCGGCGGCTTGGCGTGCGCGAAGATGGCCGCGGCGCAAGGCGCAGAGACCGTCGTTTTCGACTTTGTTCAGCCGTCCACTCAGGGCTCTACTTGGGGGCTGGGAGGAACTTGCGTGAACGTCGGATGCGTCCCCAAATACCTTTTCCACCACACCGGACTCGCGGGTGCCAACGCACACTGGGATGGCCCTCACATGGGATGGAAGGGAAAGTTTGAGGAGCAGGTCGACTGGGGTGTCTGCGTCGAG AAAGTTCAAAACTACATCAAGTCTCTGAACTTTGGATATCGCACCGGACTCCGCAAGGCGGGCGTCACCTACATCAACGCGTATGCCAAGTTCGTTTCGCCGCATGAGCTTGCGTACACCTTTCGAGGAGAA gATAAAATTTGCAAGGCGAGGAACATCGTGGTGGCGGTCGGAGGCAGACCTCACATTCCTGAAGAGGTCGAGGGGGCAAAGGAGCTCGCGATCACAAGTGATGacattttctctctcaaGCAAGCCCCCAACAAGAC ACTCTGCGTAGGGGCGAGTTACATTTCTCTTGAATGCGCCGGCTTCCTCCGCGAATTGGGATTTGAC GTCACCGTGGCTGTGCGTTCCATATTGCTGCGCGGCTTCGATCGGCAGTGCGCAGAGCAAGTTGGACTTTGTTTGGAGGAGGCAGGTGTCCGGATTTTGCGGGAAACCATCCCTGCGAAGATGGTGAAGCAGGCGAATGGAAAAATCCAAGTCACGTTTCAGGtcggaaaggagaagaaggagctcGTCGAGGAATTCGACACGGTCCTCTACGCCACAGGACGCAAAGCCGACACCTCCAACCTCA ATCTTCAGGCTGCAGGCGTCGAGACCACGGAGACTGGGAAGATCGTCTGCGATGGCGACAGCCACACAAGCGCCCCATCTGTCTACGCGATCG gCGACGCTGTGGAAAACTTCCCAGAGTTGACACCAGTTGCCATCAAGGCTGGAGAGATCCTTGCCCGCCGTCTCTTCGCGAACAGCACAGAACAT ATGGATTTCACCAACATTCCGACAACGGTCTTTACGCCGATCGAGTACGCCCACACCGGATACTCGGAGGAAGCCGCTGAG gcggaGTTTGGACGCGACGATCTGGAGGTTTATCTGTTCCAGTTttcgccgctcttcttctcctgcgtgcaccgcgagaaggcgccgcAGGCCAGGAAGAGCCCCGAAGACGTCGACATCACCCCGCCATGCCTCGCGAAGCTGATCTGCGTGAaaagcgaggacgagaaagtcGTTGGGATTCACTTCGTGGGTCCGAATGCAGGCGAACTCATGCAAGGCTTTGCACTGGCTGTGCGTCTAGGCGCGAAAAAG AGAGACTTCGACAAGTGTGTGGGCATCCACCCGACGAACGCAGAAGCTTTCATGGCCCTGACCGTCACCAAGGCAAGTGGAGAGCCATTCGTTGCTTCTGGAGGATGTGGAGGCGGCAAGTGCGGATGA
- a CDS encoding LSM domain-containing protein (encoded by transcript TGME49_309740) produces the protein MATVGTPVKLLYEGLGHTVTVEIKSGEVYRGVLENAEDNMNCLLQTVTVTHRDGRVVSLEQVYIRGSQVKFIVFPDMLRHAPFFRMVDKAGKYKRALGLVGMRRAMNMRARGARVARARGGGRGGGRGGMM, from the exons ATGGCAACCGTCGGAACTCCTGTCAAGCTTCTCTACGAAGGTCTCGGCCACACTGTGACGGTGGAAATCAAGTCAG GCGAGGTGTATCGGGGAGTTCTTGAAAATGCTGAAGACAACATGAACTGTTTGCTCCAGACCGTCACCGTCACACACAGAGATGGACGCGTCGTGTCCCTCGAGCAAGTCTACATCCGCGGCAGTCAG GTCAAATTCATCGTTTTCCCCGACATGCTTCGCCACGCACCTTTCTTCCGAATGGTGGACAAAGCAGGAAAGTACAAGAGAGCCCTGGGTCTCGTGGGCATGCGTCGTGCAATGAACATGAGAGCACGTGGTGCGCGTGTTGCCCGCGCGAGGGGTGGCGGCCGAGGTGGTGGGCGGGGCGGGATGATGTAA